A genomic region of Ferviditalea candida contains the following coding sequences:
- the purS gene encoding phosphoribosylformylglycinamidine synthase subunit PurS, whose product MIKATIYVTIKRGVLDPQGNAVQGALHSMGFDEVGSVRIGKYMELELNTDNRAEADNRVKAMCEKLLANTVIEDYRFELQ is encoded by the coding sequence ATCAAAGCAACCATATATGTAACTATCAAGCGGGGCGTACTGGATCCGCAGGGGAATGCCGTACAGGGAGCGCTGCATTCGATGGGATTCGATGAAGTGGGCAGCGTCCGCATCGGCAAATACATGGAGCTGGAGCTGAACACGGATAACCGCGCGGAAGCGGATAACCGGGTAAAAGCGATGTGCGAGAAGCTGCTGGCCAATACAGTCATTGAGGACTACCGTTTCGAACTTCAATAA